From Clarias gariepinus isolate MV-2021 ecotype Netherlands chromosome 2, CGAR_prim_01v2, whole genome shotgun sequence, one genomic window encodes:
- the LOC128541730 gene encoding trace amine-associated receptor 6-like has product MNLLEFNQSDRCVHFSCPERSLSPAVYILLYVCSIAVVLLTLCGNLLVIISVFHFKQLHTPTNMLVLSLAVSDFLMGALLIPELIWMIESCWMFGRIFCISFCLISVFNMIFSIYSIALISVDRYLAVSNPFLYTNKISVRLMCIVVNSNWCVCVAYSITFYYLNESSMTSLMCSGECVLFLSQEWPVIDLIFAFIFPLSVIIIFYTQVFVIAKKHATAIRELNNHTRTKTQKITSHSMKSERKAAKVLGILVSVFLVCLLPYCVCSLLGYVIEVQAETNLKLMIMVYLNSTINPFIYALFYPWFRKCIKIIISFQILQTDSALINVLS; this is encoded by the coding sequence ATGAACCTGTTGGAGTTTAATCAGTCTGATCGCTGTGTGCACTTCTCCTGTCCAGAGAGATCTTTATCTCCTGCAGTttatatcttactgtatgtgtgttcaatTGCTGTGGTTCTGCTAACATTGTGTGGAAATCTGCTGGtcatcatctctgtttttcatttcaagcagcttcacacaccgACTAACATGCTTGTGCTCTCTCTGGCTGTGTCAGATTTCCTCATGGGTGCTTTATTAATTCCAGAGTTAATCTGGATGATTGAGTCATGCTGGATGTTTGGGAGAATTTTCTGCATTAGCTTTTGCTTAATTAGTGTATTTAATATGATCTTCTCAATTTATAGTATTGCTCTGATTTCAGTAGATCGTTATTTGGCTGTCTCAAATCCATttctttacacaaacaaaatcTCTGTAAGGTTGATGTGCATTGTGGTTAATTctaactggtgtgtgtgtgtagcatatagcataacattttattatttaaatgaaagcTCCATGACTAGTCTAATGTGTTCTGGAGAGTGTGTTCTCTTTCTGAGTCAGGAATGGCCTGTAATTGATCttatatttgcatttatatttccactttctgtaataatcatattttatactcaagtttttgtgattgctaagaaacatgccactgctatcagagagcttaataatcacacacggactaaaacacagaaaatcacctcacactcaatgaaatctgagagaaaagcagctaaagtcctcggcattttagtgtctgtgtttctggtgtgtttACTTCCATATTGCGTTTGTAGTTTGTTAGGATATGTTATTGAAGTACAGGCAGAAACAAatctgaaactcatgatcatgGTTTATCTTAATTCCACaattaatccatttatttatgctctgtTTTACCCGTGGTTTaggaaatgcattaaaataattatatcttTTCAAATATTACAAACAGATTCAGCATTAATCAATGTTCTGTCATGA